A window from Mycobacterium saskatchewanense encodes these proteins:
- a CDS encoding Rv1476 family membrane protein, whose translation MTGHDSVVLPLYIPQDVDLAAIKAQVAAEGVSAPAAAMPGLLDVVNQAHAHGINLKIVLLDHNPPNDTPLRDISTVVGADYHDATVLTLSPSYVGTYSTQFPRVTLEAGEDIAKTGNPVVSAQHFVNELESPEFPWTGLTIFLLVAVLAAAVGTRVLQLRARRSATPDDSDAADLVTPTSTA comes from the coding sequence ATGACCGGGCACGACTCCGTCGTCCTGCCGCTGTACATCCCGCAGGACGTCGACCTGGCCGCGATCAAGGCGCAGGTCGCCGCCGAGGGCGTCAGCGCGCCGGCCGCGGCGATGCCCGGTCTGCTCGACGTGGTGAATCAAGCCCACGCCCACGGCATCAACCTCAAGATCGTGCTCCTCGACCACAACCCCCCGAACGACACCCCGCTGCGCGACATCTCCACGGTCGTCGGCGCGGATTACCACGACGCCACGGTCCTGACGCTCAGCCCGAGCTACGTCGGCACCTACAGCACCCAGTTCCCCCGCGTCACTCTCGAGGCCGGCGAGGACATCGCCAAGACGGGCAATCCCGTCGTCTCGGCACAGCACTTCGTCAACGAGTTGGAGAGTCCCGAATTCCCCTGGACGGGGCTCACCATTTTCCTGCTTGTCGCGGTGCTCGCGGCGGCCGTCGGCACCCGGGTGCTGCAGCTGCGCGCCAGGCGGTCAGCAACACCGGACGACTCCGACGCGGCGGACCTGGTGACGCCGACTAGTACTGCCTAA
- the ripA gene encoding NlpC/P60 family peptidoglycan endopeptidase RipA, which yields MRRARWGSSARPAVRLVRPVVPAIVSVALLFCTPGLADADPNVDGMAALIADVAKANQRLEDLSGEIQTEQESVNKALVDVETARDNVATAQHDLEGSQQAVKDANAAIAAAQQRFDTFAAATYMNGPSGSYLTARSPEDMIATETASRTLTSSSQAVMDKLQRARTEQVNKESAARLAKQKADKAAADAKASQDAAVAALTTSKRKFDDQREQITRLAAQRDAAEARLEAAKREAASRQWSAGQGGAGAPASGDRWDGGSPGAPAPQAGARRWDGWDPTLPMVPSANVPGDPIAVINQVLGISATSTQVTASMGRGFLQQLGILKPNDTGITNAAPGGTAGRIPRVYGRQATEYVIRRGMSQIGVPYSWGGGNAAGPSKGIDSGAGITGFDCSGLVLYSFAGVGIKLPHYSGSQYNLGRKIPSSQMRRGDVIFYGPGGSQHVTIYLGDGQMLEAPDIGLKVRVAPVRTSGMTPYVVRYIEW from the coding sequence ATGAGACGCGCACGCTGGGGGTCTTCCGCGCGACCGGCCGTGAGGCTGGTTCGACCGGTCGTGCCGGCGATCGTGAGTGTGGCCCTGCTGTTCTGCACGCCCGGTCTGGCGGACGCCGACCCGAACGTCGACGGCATGGCCGCGCTGATCGCCGACGTCGCCAAGGCCAACCAGCGCCTCGAGGACCTCAGCGGCGAAATCCAGACCGAGCAGGAGAGCGTCAACAAGGCGCTGGTCGACGTCGAAACCGCGCGGGACAACGTGGCCACCGCTCAGCACGACCTGGAGGGCAGCCAGCAGGCGGTCAAAGACGCCAACGCGGCGATCGCCGCGGCGCAACAGCGCTTCGACACGTTCGCCGCGGCCACCTACATGAACGGGCCCTCGGGCAGCTACCTGACCGCCCGCAGCCCCGAGGACATGATCGCCACCGAGACCGCCTCCCGGACGCTCACCTCCAGTTCCCAGGCGGTGATGGACAAGCTGCAGCGCGCCCGCACGGAGCAGGTGAACAAGGAGTCCGCGGCGCGCCTCGCCAAGCAGAAGGCGGACAAGGCTGCGGCCGACGCCAAGGCCAGCCAGGACGCCGCGGTCGCGGCCCTGACAACGTCGAAGCGGAAATTCGACGACCAGCGCGAGCAGATCACCCGACTGGCCGCCCAGCGCGACGCGGCCGAGGCCAGGCTGGAGGCGGCCAAGCGGGAGGCCGCCTCGCGGCAGTGGTCGGCGGGGCAGGGTGGCGCCGGCGCCCCCGCGTCGGGTGACCGCTGGGACGGCGGATCGCCGGGCGCGCCCGCGCCGCAGGCCGGTGCCCGCCGCTGGGACGGCTGGGACCCGACGCTGCCGATGGTTCCGAGCGCGAACGTCCCCGGCGACCCGATCGCGGTGATCAACCAGGTGCTCGGCATCTCGGCGACGTCCACGCAGGTGACCGCCAGCATGGGCCGCGGCTTCCTGCAGCAGCTCGGCATCCTCAAGCCCAACGACACCGGCATCACCAACGCGGCGCCCGGCGGCACCGCGGGGCGCATCCCGCGCGTATACGGGCGCCAGGCCACCGAGTACGTGATCCGACGCGGCATGTCGCAGATCGGCGTGCCCTACTCCTGGGGCGGCGGCAACGCGGCGGGCCCGAGCAAGGGCATCGACTCCGGGGCGGGCATCACCGGCTTCGACTGTTCGGGCCTCGTCCTGTACTCGTTCGCCGGGGTGGGCATCAAGTTGCCCCACTATTCGGGCTCGCAGTACAACCTGGGCCGCAAGATCCCGTCGTCCCAGATGCGGCGCGGCGACGTCATCTTCTACGGCCCGGGCGGCAGCCAGCACGTGACCATCTATCTCGGCGACGGCCAGATGCTCGAGGCGCCCGACATCGGCCTGAAGGTCCGCGTGGCGCCGGTGCGCACCAGCGGCATGACTCCCTACGTGGTCCGGTACATCGAGTGGTGA
- the ripB gene encoding NlpC/P60 family peptidoglycan endopeptidase RipB, whose protein sequence is MRHKRFRPMNFAWITALVTGLMLAVAGPAPVAAADPGAWDPTLPAMISAGAPGDPLAVANASLQATAQATQTTFDLGKQFLGGLGINIGGNDAPAPAAATNPGGKIPRVYGRQAVEYVIKRMGSQMGVPYSWGGGSLDGPSKGVGDGANITGFDCSGLMRYGFAGVGVLIPRFSGDQYNAGRHIPPDQARRGDLIFYGPNGGQHVTMYLGNGQMLEASSLAGHVTVSPVRKPGMTPFLTRIIEY, encoded by the coding sequence ATGCGTCACAAGCGCTTTCGCCCGATGAACTTCGCCTGGATCACCGCGCTGGTGACCGGGCTGATGCTGGCTGTGGCCGGCCCGGCGCCGGTGGCCGCGGCCGACCCCGGCGCGTGGGATCCCACCCTGCCCGCGATGATCAGCGCCGGTGCCCCCGGCGACCCGCTGGCCGTCGCCAACGCCTCGTTGCAGGCCACCGCCCAGGCCACCCAGACCACGTTCGATCTGGGCAAGCAGTTCCTCGGCGGGCTCGGCATCAACATCGGCGGGAACGACGCCCCCGCCCCCGCCGCCGCGACGAACCCCGGCGGCAAGATTCCACGGGTCTACGGCCGGCAGGCCGTCGAGTACGTGATCAAGCGGATGGGGTCACAGATGGGCGTGCCGTACTCGTGGGGTGGCGGCTCGCTGGACGGTCCGAGCAAGGGCGTCGGCGACGGCGCCAACATCACCGGGTTCGACTGCTCGGGCCTCATGCGCTACGGCTTTGCCGGCGTCGGCGTGCTGATCCCGCGGTTCTCGGGCGACCAGTACAACGCCGGCCGGCACATCCCCCCGGACCAGGCCCGCCGCGGCGACCTCATCTTCTACGGGCCCAACGGTGGCCAGCACGTGACGATGTACCTGGGCAACGGCCAGATGCTGGAGGCGTCCAGCCTTGCCGGCCATGTCACCGTCAGCCCCGTCCGCAAGCCCGGCATGACGCCGTTCCTGACTAGGATCATCGAGTACTGA
- the moxR1 gene encoding chaperone MoxR1 — MTTAGGPPPGASGYSAPGGHPGQPAHEAPSGGGDGLAAEVHTLERAIFEVKRIIVGQDLLVERMLVGLLSKGHVLLEGVPGVAKTLAVETFAKVVGGTFARIQFTPDLVPTDIIGTRIYRQGKEEFDTELGPVVVNFLLADEINRAPAKVQSALLEVMQERHVSIGGRTFPLPNPFLVMATQNPIEHEGVYPLPEAQRDRFLFKINVGYPSPEEEREIIYRMGVKPPQPKQIMDTGDLLRLQDIAANNFVHHALVDYVVRIVTATRHPEQLGMNDVKTWISFGASPRASLGIIAASRSLALVRGRDYVIPQDVVDVIPDVLRHRLVLTYDALADEISPEIVINRVMQTVALPQVNAVPQQGQSVPPVMQAAGAAGGR; from the coding sequence ATGACAACAGCAGGTGGGCCGCCCCCGGGCGCCAGCGGTTACTCGGCCCCCGGCGGTCATCCCGGCCAGCCGGCCCACGAGGCCCCTTCGGGCGGCGGTGACGGCCTGGCCGCCGAGGTGCACACCCTGGAGCGGGCGATCTTCGAGGTCAAGCGGATCATCGTCGGCCAGGACCTGCTGGTGGAGCGAATGCTCGTGGGCCTGCTGTCCAAGGGCCACGTGCTGCTCGAGGGCGTCCCCGGCGTCGCCAAGACGCTGGCGGTGGAGACGTTTGCGAAGGTGGTGGGCGGCACGTTCGCCCGCATCCAGTTCACGCCCGACCTGGTGCCCACCGACATCATCGGTACCCGCATCTACCGGCAGGGCAAGGAGGAGTTCGACACCGAGCTCGGCCCCGTGGTGGTCAACTTCCTGCTCGCCGACGAGATCAACCGCGCCCCCGCGAAGGTGCAGTCGGCGCTGCTGGAGGTCATGCAGGAGCGCCACGTGTCGATCGGCGGCCGCACCTTCCCGCTGCCCAACCCGTTCCTGGTGATGGCGACGCAGAACCCGATCGAGCACGAGGGCGTGTACCCGCTGCCGGAGGCGCAGCGCGACCGCTTCCTGTTCAAGATCAACGTCGGCTACCCGTCGCCCGAAGAGGAGCGGGAGATCATCTACCGCATGGGTGTGAAGCCGCCGCAGCCCAAGCAGATCATGGACACCGGCGACCTGCTGCGGCTGCAGGACATCGCCGCCAACAACTTCGTCCACCATGCGCTCGTCGACTACGTGGTGCGCATCGTGACGGCCACCCGGCACCCCGAGCAGCTCGGCATGAACGACGTCAAGACGTGGATCTCGTTCGGCGCGTCCCCGCGCGCCTCGCTGGGCATCATCGCCGCGTCCCGGTCGCTCGCGCTGGTGCGCGGCCGCGACTACGTGATCCCCCAAGACGTCGTCGACGTCATTCCCGACGTGCTTCGGCACCGGCTGGTCCTCACCTACGACGCGCTCGCCGACGAGATCTCGCCGGAGATCGTCATCAACCGCGTGATGCAGACTGTCGCGCTGCCTCAGGTGAATGCCGTTCCGCAGCAAGGGCAGTCGGTGCCGCCGGTGATGCAGGCCGCCGGAGCGGCCGGCGGTCGGTGA
- a CDS encoding DUF58 domain-containing protein encodes MQRGQIDDPKLSAALRNLELSVRRKLDGVLHGDHLGLIPGPGSEPGESREYQPGDDVRRMDWAVTARTTHPHVRQMIADRELETWMVVDMSASMDFGTVGCEKRDLAVAAAAAITFLNSGGGNRFGAVIANGATITRVPARSGRQHEQTLLRTIATTPRAPVGMRGDLALAIDALRRPERRRGMAVIISDFLGPINWMRPLRAVAARHEVLAIEVLDPRDVELPDVGDVVLQDAESGVTREFTIDAQLRDDFAKAAAAHRAEVARTVRSCGAPVLTLRTDRDWIADIVRFVESRRRGAMAGRQ; translated from the coding sequence ATGCAGCGCGGTCAGATCGACGACCCGAAGCTGTCGGCGGCGCTGCGCAATCTTGAGCTGTCCGTGCGGCGCAAGCTGGACGGCGTCCTGCACGGCGACCACCTGGGCCTGATCCCGGGTCCCGGCTCGGAGCCGGGGGAGTCGCGCGAGTACCAGCCCGGCGACGACGTCCGGCGGATGGACTGGGCCGTCACCGCGCGCACCACGCATCCGCACGTGCGGCAGATGATCGCCGACCGCGAACTGGAGACCTGGATGGTCGTCGACATGTCGGCCAGCATGGACTTCGGCACCGTCGGCTGCGAGAAGCGCGACCTCGCGGTGGCCGCCGCCGCGGCGATCACCTTCCTGAACAGCGGCGGCGGCAACCGGTTCGGCGCGGTCATCGCGAACGGCGCGACGATCACCCGGGTACCCGCGCGGTCGGGTCGCCAGCACGAGCAGACCTTGCTGCGCACCATCGCCACCACGCCCCGGGCGCCGGTTGGCATGCGCGGCGACCTGGCGCTGGCCATCGACGCGCTGCGCCGACCCGAACGCCGCCGCGGGATGGCGGTGATCATCAGCGACTTCCTGGGCCCGATCAACTGGATGCGCCCGCTGCGCGCGGTCGCGGCCCGCCACGAGGTGCTGGCGATCGAGGTCCTCGATCCCCGCGACGTCGAGCTGCCGGACGTGGGCGACGTGGTGCTGCAGGACGCCGAATCGGGGGTCACGCGCGAGTTCACGATCGACGCCCAGCTGCGCGACGACTTCGCGAAGGCGGCGGCCGCGCACCGTGCCGAGGTCGCCCGCACGGTCCGCAGCTGCGGGGCCCCGGTGCTGACGTTGCGCACCGACCGGGACTGGATCGCCGACATCGTCCGCTTCGTGGAATCCCGCCGCCGCGGCGCAATGGCGGGGCGGCAGTGA
- a CDS encoding VWA domain-containing protein: MTLPFFGAMSLSGFAHSWFFLFFVVVAGLAALYVVMQLARERRMLRFANMELLESVAPKRPSRWRHVPAILLVLALVSLTIAMAGPTNDVRIPRNRAVVMLVIDVSQSMRATDVQPNRMAAAQEAAKQFAGELTPGINLGLIEYAGTATVLVQPTTNRDATKAALDKLQFADRTATGEGIFTALQAIATVGAVIGGGDTPPPARIVLFSDGKETMPTNPDNPKGAFTAARTAKDQGVPISTISFGTPYGFVEINDQRQPVPVDDSTMKKVAELSGGTWYNAASLAELKAVYATLQQQIGYETIKGDASVGWVRLGALVLALAALAALLINRRLPT, encoded by the coding sequence GTGACGCTGCCGTTCTTCGGTGCGATGTCGCTGTCGGGTTTCGCGCATTCCTGGTTCTTCCTCTTCTTCGTCGTCGTCGCCGGGTTGGCCGCGCTGTATGTGGTGATGCAGCTGGCGCGCGAGCGGCGGATGCTGCGGTTCGCGAACATGGAGCTGCTGGAGAGCGTCGCCCCCAAGCGGCCCTCCCGCTGGCGGCACGTGCCCGCGATCCTGCTGGTGCTCGCGCTGGTGTCGTTGACCATCGCGATGGCGGGCCCCACCAACGACGTCCGGATCCCCCGCAACCGCGCGGTGGTGATGCTGGTGATCGACGTGTCGCAGTCGATGCGCGCCACCGACGTGCAACCCAACAGGATGGCGGCAGCGCAGGAGGCCGCCAAGCAGTTCGCCGGCGAGCTGACCCCCGGCATCAACCTGGGCCTGATCGAGTACGCGGGCACCGCGACCGTGCTGGTGCAGCCGACGACCAACCGCGACGCGACCAAGGCCGCGCTGGACAAGCTGCAATTCGCCGACCGCACCGCGACCGGGGAGGGCATCTTCACGGCCCTGCAGGCGATCGCCACGGTCGGCGCGGTGATCGGCGGCGGTGACACGCCGCCGCCGGCGCGCATCGTGCTGTTCTCCGACGGCAAGGAGACGATGCCGACCAACCCGGACAACCCCAAGGGCGCGTTCACCGCCGCCCGCACCGCCAAGGATCAGGGGGTGCCGATCTCGACGATCTCGTTCGGCACCCCGTACGGCTTCGTCGAGATCAACGACCAGCGCCAGCCGGTGCCCGTCGACGACTCCACGATGAAAAAGGTCGCCGAGCTTTCCGGGGGGACCTGGTACAACGCGGCGAGCCTGGCCGAGCTGAAGGCCGTCTACGCGACGCTGCAGCAGCAGATCGGCTACGAGACCATCAAGGGTGACGCCAGCGTGGGCTGGGTGCGGCTGGGCGCACTGGTGTTGGCGCTGGCGGCCCTGGCGGCGCTGCTGATCAACCGCCGACTCCCGACCTGA
- a CDS encoding type IV toxin-antitoxin system AbiEi family antitoxin, whose amino-acid sequence MTDPFLGSEALAVGTLTPYELRSRYVALHKDVYVPKGAELTAVLRAKACWLRSRRRGILTGFSASALHGSKWIDPSRSAEIIDTNRREAAGVRVWEERIEADEIAVVDGMRVTTPARTALDLARRYEKGTAVAAVDALVQATEVKMADVELLVDRYRGRRGMKAARVTLELVDGGAQSPKETWLRLLLARAGFPRPQTQIPVLNEWGWAEAYLDMGWEDIKVAVEYDGDHHRTSRSQYVKDIRRLETLGQRHGWIVVRVVAEDHPADIIRRVRQARASRA is encoded by the coding sequence ATGACAGACCCTTTCCTGGGCAGCGAGGCCCTGGCTGTCGGCACATTGACGCCCTACGAACTGCGCAGTCGATATGTCGCGCTGCACAAAGACGTATACGTGCCGAAAGGCGCGGAGCTCACTGCGGTGCTGCGCGCCAAGGCGTGCTGGCTCCGCTCGCGGCGGCGCGGCATCCTGACCGGCTTCTCGGCCTCCGCGCTGCACGGCTCGAAGTGGATCGACCCTTCGCGGTCGGCAGAGATCATCGATACCAACCGCCGCGAGGCTGCGGGCGTGCGTGTCTGGGAGGAGCGCATCGAGGCCGACGAGATCGCCGTCGTCGACGGCATGCGCGTCACGACGCCCGCGCGAACGGCCCTCGATCTGGCCAGGCGCTATGAAAAGGGCACCGCCGTGGCCGCCGTCGACGCCCTGGTTCAGGCGACGGAAGTGAAGATGGCCGATGTCGAGCTCTTGGTCGACCGCTATCGGGGGCGTCGAGGGATGAAGGCAGCCCGGGTCACCCTGGAACTCGTCGACGGCGGGGCGCAGTCGCCCAAGGAGACGTGGCTGCGCCTCCTGCTGGCGCGCGCCGGATTTCCCCGCCCGCAGACACAGATTCCGGTTCTCAACGAATGGGGCTGGGCCGAGGCGTATTTGGACATGGGATGGGAGGACATCAAGGTCGCCGTCGAGTACGACGGCGACCATCATCGAACGAGCCGCTCCCAGTACGTCAAGGACATTCGGCGGCTGGAGACGCTCGGCCAGCGTCACGGGTGGATCGTGGTCCGGGTCGTCGCGGAAGACCACCCGGCCGACATCATCCGCCGGGTGCGGCAGGCACGCGCTTCGCGAGCGTAA
- the fabG1 gene encoding 3-oxoacyl-ACP reductase FabG1 has protein sequence MTDAATENATEDATEVAADGGKPAFVSRSVLVTGGNRGIGLAIARRLAADGHKVAVTHRGSGAPEGLFGVECDVTDNDAVDRAFKEVEEHQGPVEVLVSNAGLSADAFLIRMTEERFEKVIDANLTGAFRVAQRAARSMQRKKFGRMIFIGSVSGSWGIGNQANYAASKAGVIGMARSIARELSKVNVTANVVAPGYIDTDMTRSLDERIQEGALQFIPAKRVGTAAEVAGVVSFLASEDASYISGAVIPVDGGMGMGH, from the coding sequence GTGACTGACGCAGCCACCGAGAATGCCACCGAGGACGCCACTGAGGTCGCCGCCGACGGCGGCAAGCCCGCGTTCGTCTCCCGTTCGGTCCTGGTGACGGGCGGAAACCGGGGAATCGGCCTGGCGATCGCACGGCGGCTGGCCGCCGACGGCCACAAGGTGGCCGTCACCCACCGCGGATCCGGGGCGCCCGAGGGGCTATTTGGCGTCGAGTGCGACGTCACCGACAACGACGCCGTCGACCGGGCCTTCAAGGAGGTCGAGGAACACCAGGGCCCGGTCGAGGTGCTGGTGTCCAACGCCGGCCTGTCCGCGGATGCCTTCCTCATCCGGATGACCGAGGAGAGGTTCGAGAAGGTCATCGACGCCAACCTCACCGGGGCGTTCCGGGTCGCGCAACGGGCGGCACGCAGCATGCAGCGAAAGAAGTTCGGCCGCATGATCTTCATCGGTTCGGTCTCCGGCAGCTGGGGCATCGGTAACCAGGCCAATTACGCAGCCTCGAAGGCCGGGGTGATCGGGATGGCCCGCTCGATCGCCCGCGAGCTGTCGAAGGTCAACGTGACGGCGAACGTGGTGGCGCCCGGCTACATCGACACCGACATGACCCGATCGCTGGATGAGCGGATTCAGGAGGGCGCATTGCAATTCATCCCCGCGAAGCGGGTCGGCACGGCCGCCGAGGTCGCCGGGGTGGTCAGCTTCCTGGCGTCCGAGGACGCGAGTTATATCTCCGGTGCGGTCATCCCGGTCGACGGCGGCATGGGCATGGGCCACTGA
- the inhA gene encoding NADH-dependent enoyl-ACP reductase InhA: MAGLLEGKRILVTGIITDSSIAFHIARVAQEQGAELVLTGFDRLRLIQRIADRLPNKAPLIELDVQNEEHLNTLADRVTEVIGAGNKLDGVVHSIGFMPQSGMGINPFFDAPYEDVSKGIHISAYSYASLAKALLPIMNSGGGIVGMDFDPTRAMPAYNWMTVAKSALESVNRFVAREAGKYGVRSNLVAAGPIRTLAMSAIVGGALGEEAGAQIHLLEEGWDQRAPLGWNMKDATPVAKTVCALLSDWLPATTGTVIFADGGASTQLL; encoded by the coding sequence ATGGCAGGACTGCTCGAAGGCAAACGGATTCTGGTCACCGGGATCATCACCGACTCGTCGATCGCGTTCCACATCGCGCGGGTGGCCCAAGAGCAGGGTGCCGAACTGGTGCTCACCGGATTCGACCGGCTGCGGCTGATCCAGCGCATCGCCGACCGGTTGCCGAACAAGGCGCCGCTGATCGAGCTGGACGTGCAGAACGAGGAGCACCTCAACACGCTGGCCGACCGGGTGACCGAGGTGATCGGCGCGGGCAACAAGCTTGACGGCGTGGTGCATTCGATCGGCTTCATGCCGCAAAGCGGGATGGGCATCAACCCGTTCTTCGACGCTCCCTACGAGGATGTGTCCAAGGGCATCCACATCTCCGCCTACTCGTACGCCTCGCTGGCCAAAGCGCTGCTGCCGATCATGAATTCCGGCGGCGGGATCGTCGGCATGGACTTCGACCCCACGCGCGCGATGCCGGCCTACAACTGGATGACGGTGGCGAAGAGCGCGCTGGAGTCGGTCAACCGGTTCGTCGCGCGTGAGGCCGGCAAGTACGGCGTCCGGTCCAATCTCGTTGCGGCGGGCCCGATCCGGACGCTGGCGATGAGCGCGATCGTCGGCGGTGCGCTCGGTGAGGAGGCCGGCGCGCAGATCCACCTGCTCGAGGAGGGCTGGGACCAGCGGGCCCCGCTCGGCTGGAACATGAAGGACGCCACGCCCGTCGCGAAGACGGTGTGTGCCCTGCTGTCCGACTGGCTGCCGGCCACCACCGGAACCGTCATCTTCGCCGACGGCGGCGCCAGTACCCAGTTGTTGTAG
- a CDS encoding ferrochelatase yields the protein MEFDAVLLLSFGGPEGPEQVRPFLENVTRGRNVPPERLDEVAEHYLHFGGVSPINGINRALVAELEAELGLPVYFGNRNWDPYVEETVATMRDNGVRRAAVFTTSAWSGYSSCTQYVEDIARARRAAGPRAPELVKLRPYFDHPLFVEMFAGAIAAAASTVPAGARLVFTAHSVPVAADRRCGPNLYSRQVAYAASLVAAAAGYADYDLAWQSRSGPPQVPWLEPDVADHLAALAADGVRAVVVCPVGFVADHIEVVWDLDNELRAQAEAAGITLARAGTPNADRRFARLAAGLIDELRSGHAPERVSGPEPVAGCLASVNGEPCLPPHCAALPAQSEP from the coding sequence ATGGAATTCGACGCCGTCCTGCTGCTGTCCTTCGGCGGGCCGGAAGGCCCCGAGCAGGTGCGGCCGTTCCTGGAGAACGTGACCCGGGGCCGCAACGTGCCCCCCGAACGCCTCGACGAGGTCGCCGAGCACTACCTGCATTTCGGCGGCGTGTCCCCGATCAACGGAATCAACCGCGCCCTGGTCGCCGAGCTCGAAGCCGAGCTCGGGCTCCCGGTGTACTTCGGCAACCGCAACTGGGACCCCTACGTCGAAGAGACCGTCGCGACCATGCGTGACAACGGTGTTCGCCGCGCGGCGGTGTTCACGACGTCGGCGTGGAGTGGCTACTCCAGCTGCACGCAGTACGTGGAGGACATCGCCCGGGCGCGGCGCGCCGCCGGTCCCCGCGCGCCCGAATTGGTGAAGCTGCGGCCATATTTCGACCACCCGCTGTTCGTCGAGATGTTCGCCGGGGCGATTGCCGCCGCGGCCAGCACCGTGCCCGCCGGCGCGCGGCTGGTATTCACCGCGCATTCGGTCCCGGTGGCAGCCGACAGGCGCTGCGGCCCGAATCTCTACAGCCGCCAAGTCGCCTACGCCGCAAGCCTTGTCGCGGCGGCCGCCGGCTACGCCGACTACGACCTGGCCTGGCAGTCGCGCTCCGGCCCGCCCCAGGTGCCCTGGCTCGAGCCGGACGTGGCCGACCACCTTGCGGCGTTGGCCGCCGACGGCGTCCGGGCCGTCGTGGTCTGCCCCGTCGGGTTCGTCGCCGACCACATCGAGGTGGTGTGGGACCTCGACAACGAGTTGCGGGCGCAGGCCGAGGCGGCGGGAATCACGCTGGCCCGGGCCGGCACCCCCAACGCCGACCGCCGATTCGCCCGGTTGGCGGCGGGTTTGATCGACGAACTGCGTTCCGGCCACGCCCCCGAACGGGTTTCGGGTCCGGAACCGGTTGCGGGATGCCTCGCCAGCGTCAACGGCGAGCCGTGCCTGCCGCCGCACTGCGCCGCACTGCCGGCGCAGAGTGAACCCTAA
- a CDS encoding NfeD family protein produces the protein MAAAVVWLIFALVLAGAEALTGHLFLVMLGGGALAASATSWLTDWPVWANGGVFLIVSLLLLVLVRPALRRRLTPAVALPTGVKALEGRNARVLDRVARDEGQVKLDGEVWTARPLNEDDVFEPGESVTVMRIDGATAVVFRSGL, from the coding sequence ATGGCCGCCGCGGTCGTCTGGCTGATATTCGCGCTGGTGCTTGCCGGTGCGGAGGCGCTCACCGGGCATTTGTTCTTGGTGATGCTCGGCGGCGGCGCGTTGGCCGCCTCGGCGACGAGTTGGCTGACCGATTGGCCGGTGTGGGCCAACGGCGGGGTGTTCCTGATCGTCTCCCTCCTGCTGCTAGTGCTGGTCCGTCCCGCCCTGCGGCGGCGACTGACGCCCGCCGTGGCGCTCCCGACCGGAGTCAAGGCGCTGGAGGGCAGGAACGCGCGGGTGCTCGACCGCGTAGCCCGCGACGAGGGCCAGGTGAAGCTCGACGGCGAGGTGTGGACGGCGCGCCCGCTCAACGAGGACGACGTTTTCGAACCCGGCGAGTCGGTGACCGTCATGCGCATCGACGGCGCCACGGCGGTGGTCTTCCGGAGCGGTCTTTAG